Proteins encoded in a region of the Inquilinus sp. KBS0705 genome:
- a CDS encoding terminase, giving the protein MSTLFYKQTAALFKYNYDASAQVVVNQGGTSSGKTYAIQQVLFCLAYETPKQVITVVGQDIPNLKSGVLRDAKSILAESPSLQRAIKKFNSTDRVFEFWNGSIIEYKSYADAQDAKSGKRDHLFINEANGIKWGVYHELALRTRKRIFIDYNPNSSFWVHNKLIGNDGVQLFISDHRHNPFITDELRQKIEALKYEDIELWKVYARGLTGKITGLVFKNWYVCDAIPPDAKLLAAGLDFGFTNDETGCLLVYKQNGELWVDEVLYKTGLTNTDISKKLLKAGISQSTEIIADSAEPKSIEELKRLGWYITGAKKGADSINNSIDILKRYRINVTRGSVNLRKELDKYKWKTDATGKSLNTPIDTCNHLIDPLRYVALGKLKIKAGKGIKSRLPAPPPPEGGVFEELISY; this is encoded by the coding sequence ATGTCTACCTTATTTTACAAACAAACAGCCGCCCTGTTTAAATACAATTATGATGCAAGCGCGCAGGTTGTTGTTAACCAGGGTGGTACCAGCTCAGGTAAAACATACGCCATACAGCAGGTATTGTTTTGCCTGGCCTACGAGACCCCCAAACAGGTTATTACCGTTGTTGGGCAGGATATACCTAACCTTAAAAGCGGTGTACTGCGCGATGCTAAAAGCATACTGGCCGAATCGCCTTCACTGCAACGCGCCATCAAAAAATTTAACAGTACCGATAGGGTATTTGAATTTTGGAACGGCAGCATTATAGAGTACAAGAGCTATGCCGATGCGCAGGATGCCAAATCGGGCAAGCGCGATCACCTGTTTATAAACGAAGCCAACGGCATTAAATGGGGCGTGTACCACGAATTGGCCCTGCGCACCCGTAAGCGTATTTTTATTGATTATAACCCTAACAGCAGCTTTTGGGTACATAACAAGCTGATAGGGAATGATGGCGTACAGCTTTTTATATCGGACCATAGGCACAACCCCTTTATTACCGACGAGCTACGCCAAAAGATAGAAGCACTTAAATACGAAGATATAGAATTATGGAAGGTTTATGCCCGCGGGCTTACGGGCAAAATAACCGGCCTTGTATTTAAAAACTGGTACGTGTGCGATGCCATACCACCCGATGCCAAATTATTGGCTGCAGGGCTTGATTTTGGCTTTACTAACGACGAAACCGGATGCCTGCTGGTTTATAAGCAAAACGGCGAGCTATGGGTTGATGAAGTGCTGTATAAAACAGGCCTAACCAATACCGATATATCAAAAAAGCTTTTAAAGGCAGGCATAAGCCAAAGTACCGAAATTATTGCCGATAGCGCCGAACCAAAATCGATAGAGGAGCTTAAGCGATTGGGCTGGTACATAACCGGCGCAAAAAAAGGTGCCGATAGTATTAACAACTCTATAGATATTTTAAAACGATACCGCATTAACGTAACCCGTGGCAGTGTTAACCTGCGTAAAGAATTGGACAAGTATAAATGGAAAACCGACGCAACCGGTAAAAGCCTTAACACGCCCATAGATACCTGCAACCACCTGATAGACCCCCTGCGTTATGTAGCACTGGGCAAACTAAAAATAAAGGCCGGTAAAGGCATCAAAAGCAGGCTGCCCGCCCCCCCGCCCCCTGAAGGGGGAGTTTTTGAAGAACTAATTTCTTATTAA